A genomic window from Antedon mediterranea chromosome 4, ecAntMedi1.1, whole genome shotgun sequence includes:
- the LOC140048091 gene encoding neuronal acetylcholine receptor subunit alpha-6-like: protein MMKRTRYFKYFIIIFVAIIFKGTLGTEEHYELFERLFSNYTSHIRPVYHKDTSTNVSMKLFLSQVIHLDERMQTLKSNSWLTLIWIDEYLRWRPENYNGITNLKVPSSKIWMPDITLYNNAGGNYYNFMEDRVVIVTYEGVITWASPMIFTTYCKINVNAFPFDKQTCTLKFGPWQYEKSSVGIKGSDGDISVFDSDGQWDMVNISFKDEEEEYPDDPGKKFTDVEYEVVLRRRPLYYLFNLVTPCFLVSIVAMMTFFLPPESGEKISLCITVLLSMTVFLLMVAETMPPTSSVPIIGQYFAATMALISLSLAMSTCVLNIHHRSSDTHPVPGWMRKLILCKLAHYIMPSCKLDDEESIVGKRLAKELQAWEIVDQNTVSPLMEQRHLTGNCQSSNHHQQTLKAQEDLLWKMKGEIRKIVTHYEGEAVARRVGSDWIKVARVLDRVFLFCYLIGSILTITGVVCQLY from the exons GAACGCTTGGCACGGAAGAGCACTATGAGCTATTTGAACGACTGTTTTCTAATTATACGTCACATATCCGACCGGTTTATCACAAAGATACTTCAACCAACGTTTCGATGAAACTCTTTTTATCTCAAGTAATACATTTA GACGAGCGGATGCAAACGTTGAAGAGTAACTCCTGGTTAACACTA ATTTGGATCGACGAATATTTAAGATGGCGTCCAGAGAACTACAATGGAATCACTAATTTAAAAGTTCCTTCCTCCAAGATATGGATGCCAGATATAACGCTATATAACAA TGCCGGTggtaattattacaattttatgGAAGACCGCGTGGTAATAGTTACCTACGAAGGGGTAATCACGTGGGCTTCACCAATGATATTTACCACTTACTGCAAGATCAACGTAAATGCGTTTCCATTTGATAAGCAAACTTGTACTCTAAAGTTTGGACCATGGCAGTACGAAAAGAGCAGTGTTGGAATAAAAGGTTCAGATG gTGACATCTCTGTTTTTGACAGCGACGGCCAGTGGGACATGGTGAACATAAGCTTTAAAGATGAAGAAGAAGAGTACCCGGATGATCCGGGGAAGAAATTTACAGATGTTGAGTACGAAGTTGTTTTGCGCAGACGCCCTCTATACTACCTGTTTAACCTTGTAACACCATGTTTCCTTGTTTCAATTGTGGCAATGATGACGTTCTTTTTACCTCCTGAATCTGGTGAGAAGATTAGTCTTTGTATAACTGTTCTCTTATCAATGACCGTTTTCTTGTTAATGGTTGCCGAGACAATGCCGCCCACCAGCTCAGTACCAATCATAG GACAATATTTTGCAGCAACAATGGCGCTAATATCTCTATCTCTAGCAATGTCTACATGCGTATTAAATATTCATCATCGGAGTTCCGATACGCATCCGGTACCTGGGTGGATGCGGAaacttatattatgtaaattagcTCACTATATCATGCCATCTTGCAAATTAGACGACGAAGAAAGCATTGTGGGTAAAAGGTTAGCAAAGGAATTGCAAGCATGGGAAATAGTTGATCAAAACACCGTGTCACCATTAATGGAACAGAGACATCTTACAGGAAACTGCCAATCGTCTAACCATCACCAACAAACGTTAAAGGCACAAGAGGATTTACTGTGGAAAATGAAAGGTGAAATAAGGAAGATAGTTACGCATTACGAAGGAGAGGCTGTAGCGCGTAGAGTTGGAAGTGATTGGATCAAAGTTGCAAGAGTTCTTGACAGAGTGTTTCTGTTCTGTTATCTTATCGGAAGTATACTT